The following proteins are co-located in the Sulfurospirillum deleyianum DSM 6946 genome:
- the nrfA gene encoding ammonia-forming cytochrome c nitrite reductase, whose translation MKFKLLLAGSLVAVGAMALLASNINEKEKQRVELAKAPSEAGIAGKEKSEEWAKYYPRQFDSWKKTKEYDSFTDMLAKDPALVIAWSGYAFSKDYNSPRGHYYALQDNVNSLRTGAPVDAKTGPLPTACWTCKSPDVPRLIEEDGELEYFTGKWAKYGSQIVNVIGCANCHDDKTAELKVRVPHLNRGLQAAGLKTFEESTHQDKRTLVCAQCHVEYYFKKTEWKDAKGADKTAMVVTLPWANGVGKDGNAGVEGMIKYYDEINFSDWTHNISKTPMLKAQHPGFEFWKSGIHGQKGVSCADCHMPYTQEGSVKYSDHQVKENPLDSMDQSCMNCHRESESKLRGIVHQKYERKEFLNKVAFDNIGKAHLETGKAIEAGASDEELKEVRKLIRHGQFKADMAIAAHGNYFHAPEETLRLLAAGSDDAQKARLLLVKILAKHGVMDYIAPDFDTKDKAQKLAKVDIAALAAEKMKFKQTLEQEWKKEAKAKGRANPELYKDVDTINDGKSSWNKK comes from the coding sequence ATGAAGTTTAAATTATTACTTGCTGGTTCATTGGTAGCGGTTGGTGCGATGGCGCTTTTAGCGAGCAACATCAACGAAAAAGAGAAACAACGCGTTGAGTTAGCAAAAGCACCAAGTGAAGCAGGAATTGCTGGTAAAGAGAAGAGTGAAGAGTGGGCAAAATACTATCCACGTCAGTTTGACTCATGGAAAAAAACAAAAGAGTATGATAGTTTCACTGATATGCTCGCAAAAGACCCAGCACTGGTTATTGCATGGTCTGGTTATGCGTTTTCTAAAGATTATAACTCCCCACGTGGACACTACTATGCGTTGCAAGACAATGTGAATAGTCTTCGAACAGGAGCACCTGTCGATGCTAAAACAGGTCCTTTGCCAACAGCGTGTTGGACATGTAAATCTCCTGATGTTCCTCGTTTGATTGAAGAAGATGGCGAGTTGGAGTATTTTACAGGTAAATGGGCAAAATATGGTTCTCAAATCGTGAATGTTATCGGTTGTGCGAACTGCCATGATGATAAAACAGCTGAACTTAAAGTGCGTGTTCCTCATCTAAATCGTGGACTTCAAGCAGCGGGTTTAAAAACCTTTGAAGAATCAACCCACCAAGATAAACGTACATTGGTGTGTGCACAGTGTCACGTTGAGTATTATTTCAAAAAAACCGAGTGGAAAGATGCCAAAGGTGCGGATAAAACAGCGATGGTGGTTACACTTCCATGGGCAAATGGTGTCGGTAAAGATGGTAATGCAGGCGTTGAGGGCATGATTAAGTACTACGATGAGATTAATTTCTCTGATTGGACACACAATATCTCTAAAACCCCAATGTTAAAAGCGCAACACCCTGGTTTTGAGTTCTGGAAATCTGGAATTCACGGTCAAAAAGGTGTTTCATGTGCCGATTGTCATATGCCTTATACACAAGAGGGTTCCGTGAAGTATTCTGATCACCAAGTGAAAGAAAATCCATTGGATTCTATGGATCAAAGTTGTATGAACTGTCACAGAGAGAGTGAGTCAAAGCTTAGAGGCATTGTTCACCAAAAATATGAGAGAAAAGAGTTCTTAAACAAAGTAGCGTTTGATAATATCGGTAAAGCTCACTTAGAGACAGGTAAAGCAATCGAAGCGGGTGCAAGTGATGAAGAGCTTAAAGAAGTGCGTAAACTCATCCGTCATGGACAGTTTAAAGCGGATATGGCGATTGCGGCTCATGGTAACTACTTCCATGCACCTGAAGAGACACTTCGTTTACTCGCAGCGGGTAGTGATGATGCTCAAAAAGCACGTCTTCTTTTAGTGAAAATTTTGGCAAAACACGGTGTAATGGATTATATTGCTCCTGATTTTGATACCAAAGATAAAGCTCAAAAATTGGCCAAAGTGGATATCGCTGCATTGGCTGCTGAGAAAATGAAGTTTAAACAAACTTTAGAGCAAGAGTGGAAAAAAGAAGCAAAAGCAAAAGGAAGAGCGAATCCTGAGCTTTACAAAGATGTTGATACCATTAACGATGGTAAATCATCTTGGAATAAAAAGTAA
- a CDS encoding Crp/Fnr family transcriptional regulator, protein MACLGCNKRVASLPIFDSLAPEDIEHIASFCTIKEYKKGDVLFYEKDSKDAIYCIIEGSVKFYKVDRFDNEIFLYKLYSNSLIFNVSKLIDSFFISCYANAEFLEDSTVLSIQSEPFRLMIYENHTLMRKILEESFKMVQQMQCIISRDVVFDGTAKVAHMLVNDLDTFNSLKKHEIAYMLHIQPETLSRILNKLTRNSTIEIDKNNVVILNVQELKDIYE, encoded by the coding sequence ATGGCTTGTCTTGGATGTAACAAACGTGTCGCTTCGTTACCTATTTTTGATTCATTAGCGCCTGAGGATATTGAGCATATCGCCTCTTTTTGTACGATAAAAGAGTATAAAAAAGGCGATGTGCTCTTCTATGAAAAGGATAGTAAAGATGCTATCTATTGCATTATCGAAGGCTCTGTGAAGTTCTACAAAGTCGATCGTTTTGATAATGAAATCTTCCTCTACAAACTCTACTCAAACTCGCTTATTTTTAATGTTTCTAAATTGATTGATAGTTTTTTTATTAGCTGTTACGCCAATGCGGAGTTTTTAGAAGATAGTACGGTTTTATCGATTCAAAGTGAGCCTTTTCGTTTGATGATTTATGAAAATCACACGTTAATGCGAAAAATCTTAGAAGAGTCGTTTAAGATGGTACAGCAGATGCAGTGTATTATTAGTCGGGATGTGGTGTTTGATGGTACAGCAAAAGTAGCGCATATGTTAGTGAATGATCTTGATACTTTTAACAGTTTGAAAAAACATGAAATTGCTTATATGTTGCATATTCAGCCTGAAACACTCTCTCGCATTCTCAACAAACTGACCCGTAATAGTACGATTGAAATTGATAAAAACAATGTCGTGATTTTAAATGTGCAAGAACTAAAAGATATTTATGAATAG
- a CDS encoding response regulator transcription factor, which yields MNTYNLLDILSDKNVLCVEDEAIILCNIMESLELFFGKVVGVKDGREALEEALGNIYDVLMLDVSIPHMDGLEVVKKIRQVNKKIPIIILSAHTEQEYLWRAVELKITRYLTKPYDKNTLIKALEDVALELVDHQPVISIMPECVYDYCRKTITLHQNTLHLSKSESRLLEYFLKRPNQTITYEQLFEYMWEFEQPSKEALKSIVKELRKKIHSDFIKNLYGVGYVCEIQL from the coding sequence ATGAACACCTATAACCTTTTAGATATTCTATCAGATAAAAATGTTTTATGCGTAGAAGATGAAGCGATTATTCTCTGCAATATTATGGAGTCTTTGGAACTTTTTTTTGGCAAAGTTGTAGGCGTTAAAGATGGACGTGAAGCGTTAGAAGAAGCCTTAGGCAACATCTATGATGTGTTGATGTTGGATGTTTCTATTCCACACATGGATGGACTTGAAGTGGTTAAAAAAATTCGTCAAGTCAATAAAAAAATTCCTATCATCATTCTCTCAGCCCATACGGAACAAGAGTATCTTTGGCGAGCCGTTGAGCTTAAAATCACACGCTACCTCACCAAACCCTACGATAAAAACACCTTAATTAAAGCATTGGAAGATGTTGCTCTTGAACTGGTTGATCACCAACCTGTGATCTCTATTATGCCTGAGTGCGTGTATGATTATTGTCGTAAAACAATTACTCTTCATCAAAATACCTTGCATCTCTCCAAAAGTGAGAGCCGATTGTTGGAGTACTTTTTAAAACGTCCCAACCAAACCATCACCTATGAACAGCTTTTTGAATACATGTGGGAGTTTGAACAACCCAGCAAAGAAGCCTTAAAATCCATTGTCAAAGAGTTACGCAAAAAGATTCACAGTGATTTCATTAAAAATCTTTATGGGGTAGGATACGTGTGTGAAATACAACTTTAA
- a CDS encoding cytochrome c: MRKWDKVLLGLFMCTSLCAISATSAGAMEGMQMSKEAREVIANPKGTKESRGVISLQDYIVEEKAMYDWLFKNHPIFTKYGGKTVGKLVVGDRGHEWLEEGHGVDFSKASKRSGGEGFSSMMYRVARNSTLQYPNKFIGPEKCGECHPAQYETWSRSRHATTVRFPGEHPEVNNKLNEPVFDKDTASILPQGITPDVIYCTIGHLRTKMGFFDAWLLRGTYHVEGGLLKNGTGQITAGANQWQRTWAYNLSPEVAKKIKKWIPEFPVTLEEYGDNGGYVRGLASYAAKYKKSMSFQASTSYCEVCHPWKFDFKNQNEFYAALGNPKELQKHTISKGVSCEECHGAGGHLEGSSGLLISNCERCHQRFSYSPDLARNNPLNVGKPDLAFSSKFKSMGPGCGTEGAQSYFTAHYQKGMRCATCHDPHDVTGDLAGEKDVKGMNYNANQGYLSSFYTKPKLKKECADCHKEQAYIHSKSDTHSKNSCATCHMPFLMSCENFYAIQFQDQAGFDTQRRSHMWKIEVDPKMKTMVASSAATGPRDTKDWHFERNKDGRNFVDLMWACARTTWADKDQVDAKGCHSPINSELKETLHFKDQKQVYNEVMGWQTPVKDEFTQVKVGIQGLYSLLEVKKLAPSDKARVYELIEKAQDTVDLIEKDGSWGVHGFKYTKQRLDAAVEYINEAQRVMKKNL, translated from the coding sequence ATGAGAAAATGGGACAAAGTGTTACTTGGTTTATTCATGTGTACCAGTCTCTGTGCCATTAGCGCAACCAGCGCTGGTGCTATGGAAGGCATGCAAATGAGTAAGGAGGCAAGAGAGGTCATTGCAAATCCTAAGGGAACAAAAGAGAGCAGAGGCGTTATCTCTTTGCAAGACTATATTGTTGAAGAGAAAGCCATGTATGACTGGCTCTTTAAAAATCACCCTATTTTTACCAAATACGGTGGGAAAACGGTGGGAAAACTCGTCGTTGGAGACCGTGGTCATGAGTGGCTTGAAGAGGGTCATGGGGTTGATTTTTCTAAAGCCTCAAAACGAAGCGGTGGTGAAGGGTTTAGTTCTATGATGTATCGGGTTGCACGTAATTCAACCCTGCAATATCCCAATAAATTCATAGGACCAGAGAAGTGTGGTGAGTGTCACCCTGCGCAGTATGAGACCTGGAGCAGATCACGACACGCCACCACAGTCCGTTTCCCAGGCGAACACCCAGAGGTCAATAACAAACTGAATGAGCCTGTCTTTGACAAAGACACTGCATCCATTTTACCTCAAGGTATTACACCTGATGTCATCTATTGTACTATAGGTCACCTTAGAACAAAAATGGGCTTTTTTGACGCATGGTTGTTACGTGGAACCTACCATGTTGAGGGAGGTTTGTTGAAAAATGGTACAGGTCAAATTACAGCAGGTGCTAACCAATGGCAACGTACATGGGCATACAACTTAAGCCCTGAAGTAGCTAAAAAAATCAAGAAGTGGATACCTGAATTTCCTGTAACGCTTGAAGAGTATGGTGACAATGGTGGATATGTACGAGGCTTAGCATCGTATGCCGCCAAATACAAAAAATCAATGTCATTTCAGGCGTCAACTTCCTATTGTGAAGTATGCCACCCGTGGAAGTTTGATTTTAAAAACCAAAACGAGTTCTATGCCGCATTGGGAAATCCAAAAGAGCTACAAAAACATACCATCTCTAAAGGTGTTTCATGTGAAGAGTGTCATGGCGCAGGAGGTCACTTAGAAGGTAGTTCGGGCTTACTGATTTCTAACTGTGAACGCTGTCACCAACGCTTCTCTTACAGTCCTGATTTAGCAAGAAACAACCCACTTAATGTCGGCAAACCTGATTTGGCATTTAGTTCTAAATTCAAATCCATGGGACCTGGTTGTGGTACTGAGGGTGCGCAATCTTATTTTACAGCACACTACCAAAAAGGTATGCGTTGTGCGACCTGCCATGATCCACACGATGTTACAGGTGATTTAGCAGGGGAAAAAGATGTCAAAGGAATGAATTACAACGCCAACCAAGGCTATTTAAGTTCATTCTATACCAAACCAAAATTGAAAAAAGAGTGTGCGGATTGTCATAAAGAACAAGCCTACATTCATTCAAAATCAGACACACACAGCAAAAACAGTTGTGCGACCTGCCATATGCCATTTTTGATGAGTTGTGAAAACTTCTACGCTATCCAATTCCAAGATCAAGCAGGCTTTGATACCCAACGCCGCTCTCATATGTGGAAAATCGAAGTCGATCCAAAAATGAAAACAATGGTAGCCAGTTCTGCGGCAACAGGTCCTCGTGATACCAAAGATTGGCATTTTGAGCGTAATAAAGATGGCCGTAACTTTGTAGATTTAATGTGGGCATGTGCACGTACAACATGGGCAGATAAAGACCAAGTTGATGCAAAAGGGTGTCATAGTCCTATTAACTCTGAACTCAAAGAGACACTTCACTTTAAAGACCAAAAACAAGTCTATAACGAAGTGATGGGATGGCAAACACCTGTCAAAGACGAATTTACACAAGTCAAAGTGGGTATTCAAGGACTCTACTCTCTGCTTGAAGTGAAAAAATTAGCACCTTCGGATAAAGCACGTGTGTATGAGCTCATCGAAAAAGCTCAAGATACTGTTGATTTAATCGAAAAAGACGGTTCATGGGGTGTGCATGGATTTAAATATACCAAACAACGCTTAGATGCAGCGGTTGAGTATATTAATGAAGCGCAACGGGTCATGAAGAAAAATCTCTAA
- a CDS encoding FKBP-type peptidyl-prolyl cis-trans isomerase, translating to MSGKKISIGLFLFLCLATEGFTVELKTDVQKESYSMGVSTGAYIANQLFEQSEFGVKADMEAVIEGFMDALKKKQKLSDEEVITHLNNRAEGLNKISQERFKQQLNTNLDAGKKYLATNAKNKHVITTKSGLQYEKITEGKGEKPKPESIVLIHYKGSLLDGTVFDNTYERKQPAHLSMINVVDGLQEGLMLMHEGEKAKLVIPSELAYGNADVQAIPAGSTVIFEVELVKVLKPGALNNSAKPLSEEAKKEALETHQPLKKL from the coding sequence ATGAGTGGTAAAAAAATCTCTATTGGGTTGTTTCTATTTCTTTGTTTAGCCACAGAAGGGTTTACGGTTGAGCTTAAAACAGATGTGCAAAAAGAATCTTACAGTATGGGCGTATCTACAGGCGCTTATATTGCAAATCAACTTTTTGAACAATCAGAATTTGGTGTCAAAGCAGATATGGAAGCGGTGATTGAAGGCTTTATGGATGCGCTCAAAAAAAAGCAAAAGCTCAGCGATGAAGAAGTTATCACCCATCTTAACAATCGAGCAGAGGGTTTAAATAAAATCAGCCAAGAGAGATTTAAGCAACAGCTCAATACCAATTTAGATGCGGGCAAAAAATATCTTGCGACCAATGCTAAAAACAAACATGTCATCACCACAAAATCAGGACTTCAGTATGAAAAAATCACTGAGGGAAAAGGTGAAAAGCCAAAACCTGAGAGCATTGTCTTGATTCATTATAAAGGAAGCTTACTGGATGGTACAGTCTTTGACAATACGTATGAGAGAAAACAACCCGCACATCTTTCCATGATTAACGTGGTAGATGGCTTACAAGAGGGTTTGATGCTCATGCATGAGGGCGAGAAAGCAAAACTAGTCATTCCTAGCGAATTGGCGTATGGTAATGCGGATGTTCAAGCGATTCCTGCTGGTTCAACGGTCATTTTTGAAGTGGAATTGGTGAAAGTCTTAAAACCAGGTGCCTTGAACAACAGTGCAAAACCACTCAGTGAAGAAGCAAAGAAAGAGGCCTTAGAGACCCATCAACCACTTAAAAAACTGTAG
- the ccsA gene encoding cytochrome c biogenesis protein CcsA produces MLLSILRSYKTMLFVLIALALGAAVATFLENDFGTAFARHYVYDALWYEALLCLASLNIALVLYRTKMFLHVSRFSFHAAFILLLIGAGLSRYFGVDGVMKIRENSSANTIFSTELNEEITLPFTVHLKDFEMERYYGSKAPSSYNSDVRIEDGTVSFDAHISMNEPLTYKGYKFFQTFYDPDEKGTILSVTKDPGVEVTYVGYALLFFGLIFNLFDKTSRFSKLLASMKQTSLLVVLILLTQTPLFSHSAYVQTYLDEHRANSVHVAEAFGELVVQSRMGRMKPFDTLAQEVLYKLSGKSALYEMSPTQIALGMLSHPSLWKKLPMIQTKTPKLREFVGVSPTQKLLRFEDFFEGHRYKLKEALQKALALKPSQRGTFENDVIKVDERLSIAFMMYQGVLFKLFPLIGDEHHTWVAFEQLIMKGKGEEQKEVQEASVAFATALFERNYEKASLHVKTFEAFQTRYGSEIMPSKTHVKVELFYNHVKIFERLTLAYVLVSIALLIAAFGQVFAPHIFTCKRLKPLFYGVVLLFILHTLGLALRWYVSSHAPMSDTYESMIYIAWSCLLFCMLFMRHSLFALSGSVMMAGIFMFVAHLGNMDPEITNLVPVLKSFWLSLHVSIITASYGFFALACALGFFTLILFTCKRSSNITKAILSLSVMNEVVLILGLSLLVIGNFLGAIWANESWGRYWGWDPKETWAYIAIIVYTIILHVRLIPKLYSHYLFAVLSLLGFSSILMTYFGVNFYLAGMHSYATGDPVPIPRWVYGTLFCVTLLILVSYKNKHLKEEK; encoded by the coding sequence GTGTTACTTAGCATTTTGCGTTCGTATAAGACCATGCTGTTTGTACTTATCGCTTTAGCCTTAGGTGCGGCGGTTGCAACCTTTTTAGAGAATGATTTTGGTACGGCGTTTGCGAGGCATTATGTCTATGATGCGCTTTGGTATGAAGCGCTTTTGTGTCTAGCCTCTTTAAATATCGCATTGGTACTTTATCGCACCAAAATGTTTTTACATGTAAGCCGTTTTAGTTTTCATGCAGCGTTTATTCTCCTGCTGATTGGCGCAGGACTCTCCCGTTATTTTGGGGTGGATGGCGTGATGAAAATTCGTGAAAACAGCAGTGCAAATACGATTTTTTCCACCGAACTCAATGAAGAAATTACCCTTCCTTTTACTGTACATCTTAAAGATTTTGAGATGGAGCGTTACTATGGAAGTAAAGCACCTTCGTCGTATAACAGCGATGTTCGTATTGAAGATGGCACGGTAAGTTTTGATGCGCATATTTCCATGAATGAGCCTCTTACTTACAAAGGGTATAAATTTTTTCAAACCTTCTATGACCCTGATGAAAAAGGAACGATTCTCTCCGTAACCAAAGACCCTGGGGTTGAAGTGACGTATGTAGGATATGCGCTTTTGTTTTTCGGACTGATTTTTAATCTTTTCGATAAAACATCACGCTTTTCAAAGCTTCTTGCTTCGATGAAACAGACCTCCTTGCTTGTTGTTTTGATACTTTTGACACAAACCCCACTTTTTTCGCACAGTGCGTATGTTCAGACCTATTTGGATGAGCATCGAGCCAACAGTGTACACGTCGCAGAGGCGTTTGGAGAGCTTGTGGTGCAGTCTCGTATGGGACGCATGAAACCTTTTGATACACTCGCTCAAGAGGTACTCTATAAACTCAGTGGTAAAAGCGCTTTGTATGAAATGAGCCCGACGCAAATTGCGCTAGGAATGCTCTCGCATCCAAGTTTGTGGAAAAAATTGCCGATGATTCAAACCAAAACGCCAAAACTCAGGGAGTTTGTTGGTGTTTCACCGACACAAAAACTGCTTCGTTTTGAGGATTTTTTTGAGGGACATCGCTATAAACTAAAAGAGGCTCTGCAAAAAGCTTTAGCGCTGAAGCCTAGCCAACGAGGAACCTTTGAAAACGACGTGATTAAAGTCGATGAGAGGTTGAGCATAGCCTTTATGATGTACCAAGGGGTGTTGTTTAAACTCTTTCCTCTCATTGGTGATGAACATCATACATGGGTGGCGTTTGAGCAGCTCATTATGAAGGGTAAAGGCGAAGAACAAAAAGAGGTGCAAGAAGCCTCCGTTGCGTTTGCAACGGCTTTGTTTGAGCGAAACTATGAAAAAGCATCGTTACATGTAAAAACCTTTGAGGCGTTTCAAACACGCTATGGTTCAGAGATTATGCCTTCAAAAACACATGTGAAGGTGGAGCTTTTTTACAATCACGTGAAAATCTTTGAGCGTTTAACACTGGCGTATGTGTTGGTGAGTATCGCATTGCTCATAGCGGCGTTTGGGCAGGTTTTTGCGCCACATATCTTTACATGTAAAAGGCTCAAACCTCTTTTTTACGGGGTAGTTTTACTTTTTATCTTGCATACATTGGGATTGGCTCTGAGGTGGTATGTTAGCTCTCACGCACCGATGAGCGATACGTATGAGTCGATGATTTATATTGCATGGTCGTGTTTGCTTTTTTGTATGCTCTTTATGCGTCATTCACTTTTTGCGCTCTCTGGTTCGGTGATGATGGCGGGAATTTTTATGTTTGTAGCGCATTTAGGAAACATGGACCCTGAAATTACCAACCTTGTGCCTGTGCTTAAATCCTTTTGGCTCAGCCTTCATGTCTCGATTATTACGGCTAGTTATGGCTTTTTTGCTCTGGCATGTGCGCTGGGATTTTTTACGCTTATACTCTTTACATGTAAACGCTCTTCTAACATTACAAAAGCCATTTTAAGCTTAAGCGTGATGAATGAAGTCGTGCTTATCTTAGGCTTAAGCCTTTTGGTGATTGGTAACTTTTTAGGGGCGATTTGGGCGAATGAGTCGTGGGGACGTTACTGGGGGTGGGATCCTAAGGAGACGTGGGCGTATATTGCGATTATTGTTTATACGATTATTTTACATGTAAGGCTGATTCCAAAACTCTATTCGCACTACCTTTTTGCCGTACTCTCTTTGTTGGGATTTAGTTCTATTTTAATGACCTATTTTGGGGTGAATTTTTACTTAGCGGGGATGCACTCTTATGCCACGGGTGATCCTGTGCCGATTCCTCGTTGGGTTTATGGTACACTTTTTTGTGTCACATTGCTGATTCTCGTTTCATATAAAAACAAACATTTAAAGGAAGAAAAATGA
- a CDS encoding c-type heme family protein, with protein sequence MKYNFKAITLLFVLLYAIITLLFFNFYRELALKDARQEAITVLDTMNAIRDYVSIVQRPLIEELKEKKMLVHDFFDPRLLSSTYITRSIYEIQRMKKNINYDYKLIAYNPLNPAHEGNDFEHEILDDLKEGVYEEYSHIITENKTPYFFVGLPIRNSHPSCVECHVANSAPKRMVEQYHSIPEFKSNVGDVIAMITFKIPVLSILTYHVKEFIVGGTVMLIVFMLFIFFLYKIHKSELKLQENNQMLMMSQNRLASMGEMIGNISHQWRQPLAQVSAILINLELHSEKDKLTKEKLTQKIKEANEQLSFMSNTIDDFRNFFAPNSSKKEFSAQEIIYQAKRLLSASLEKYAIDVRIEIKENFIHLGYPNEIVQVLINIMNNAKEAFIAHQTPTRVIEIRAFVENTTPIITLFNNAGTIDPDLIDKIFEPHVTTKESSNGLGLYMSQMIMHKNNASLHVKNSEEGVIFTLMF encoded by the coding sequence GTGAAATACAACTTTAAAGCTATTACCCTCCTTTTTGTGCTTTTGTATGCGATTATTACCCTTTTGTTTTTCAACTTTTATCGAGAACTTGCCCTTAAAGATGCCAGACAAGAGGCAATTACCGTGCTTGATACGATGAATGCTATTCGTGATTATGTCTCCATTGTCCAGCGTCCGCTGATTGAGGAGCTTAAAGAGAAAAAAATGTTAGTGCATGATTTTTTTGATCCACGTTTGCTCTCATCAACGTATATCACCCGCTCTATTTATGAAATTCAGCGTATGAAAAAAAATATCAATTATGATTACAAACTTATTGCCTATAACCCTCTTAATCCCGCCCATGAAGGGAATGACTTTGAGCATGAGATTTTAGATGATTTGAAAGAGGGTGTGTATGAAGAGTATTCGCATATTATTACAGAAAACAAAACTCCTTACTTTTTTGTAGGGCTTCCTATACGCAACTCTCACCCCTCCTGTGTGGAGTGTCATGTTGCCAACAGCGCACCTAAACGCATGGTGGAGCAGTATCATAGTATTCCCGAATTTAAAAGTAACGTAGGTGATGTTATCGCAATGATTACCTTTAAAATCCCCGTTTTGAGCATCCTAACGTATCATGTCAAAGAGTTTATCGTAGGGGGAACGGTCATGCTCATCGTCTTTATGTTGTTTATCTTTTTTCTCTATAAAATTCACAAAAGTGAACTTAAACTACAAGAAAATAATCAAATGCTGATGATGAGTCAAAACAGACTTGCCTCGATGGGCGAAATGATAGGCAATATTTCGCATCAGTGGCGTCAACCCTTAGCACAAGTCAGCGCTATTTTGATTAATCTTGAATTGCACAGTGAAAAAGATAAACTCACCAAAGAAAAACTGACACAAAAAATAAAAGAAGCCAATGAACAGCTAAGTTTCATGTCCAATACGATTGATGATTTTAGAAACTTTTTTGCCCCAAATAGTTCAAAAAAAGAGTTTAGCGCACAAGAAATCATCTATCAAGCAAAGCGATTGCTCAGTGCTTCTTTAGAAAAATACGCCATTGACGTACGTATTGAGATAAAAGAAAATTTTATCCATTTAGGCTATCCCAATGAAATTGTTCAAGTGCTCATTAACATTATGAACAATGCAAAAGAGGCTTTTATAGCGCACCAAACACCTACACGCGTGATAGAAATTAGAGCCTTTGTAGAAAATACAACGCCCATTATTACCCTTTTTAACAATGCAGGCACGATAGACCCTGACCTTATAGATAAAATCTTTGAGCCTCATGTAACGACCAAAGAGTCTAGCAATGGGCTGGGGCTTTATATGAGTCAAATGATTATGCACAAAAACAACGCCTCTTTACATGTAAAAAACAGTGAAGAAGGTGTTATCTTTACACTTATGTTTTAA
- the nrfH gene encoding cytochrome c nitrite reductase small subunit has translation MKNSNFLKYAALGAFIVAIGFFVYMLNASKALSYLSSDPKACINCHVMNTQYATWQHSSHAERATCVDCHLPRDNMVNKYIAKAIDGYNHSMAFTFNTYKNAIKISDNGAQRVQDNCISCHKSLTSGMVNNSDKYHNYDDPSVATGRRCWECHKGVPHGKVRGLTTTPNALGVKEVK, from the coding sequence GTGAAAAATAGTAATTTCCTAAAATACGCAGCATTGGGTGCTTTTATCGTAGCCATTGGTTTTTTTGTTTACATGCTTAATGCATCTAAGGCGCTGTCGTATCTCTCCAGTGATCCTAAGGCCTGTATCAACTGTCACGTCATGAACACGCAATACGCAACATGGCAACACAGTTCACATGCTGAACGGGCCACATGTGTCGATTGTCACTTACCACGGGACAACATGGTAAACAAATATATCGCAAAGGCCATTGATGGGTACAACCATAGTATGGCATTTACGTTTAATACGTATAAAAATGCGATTAAAATCAGTGACAATGGTGCGCAAAGAGTTCAGGATAATTGTATCTCTTGCCATAAAAGTCTGACTTCAGGCATGGTAAACAACAGTGATAAGTATCATAATTATGATGATCCAAGTGTCGCTACGGGCAGACGATGTTGGGAGTGTCATAAAGGCGTACCTCATGGCAAGGTAAGAGGTCTTACCACAACACCTAATGCGTTGGGTGTTAAAGAAGTTAAGTAA